DNA sequence from the bacterium genome:
GACCATCCCCGACTGCTCCCTGTCGGACAAGCCCTTCTATGAGTTCCGCAACCTCGCGGCGAACGTGAAGCTGGGCAACACGCCGAAGGACGACATGATGTCTCCCGCCGAGTTGGGCGAGGAGGGGAACATCGTCCACTCCTCCGCCTACCTGCTGCCCTACGACAAGTACCACCAGGAGCACCCGGAGTACTTCGCGCTGCAGAAGGACGGGCGGCGGCTCAGCCGCGAGTTCCACGGCCCGGACCTCAATGTCCACCTGTGCCTCTCCAACCCGGAGGTCCGCCGCATCAGCGCCGAGCGGATGCTGGCGCTCATGGACAAGCAGTCGGACCGCAGGTTCTTCGGCGTCTCCCAGGGCGACGGCTTCGCCTGGTGCCAGTGCGACCAGTGCAAGGCGCTGGACGCCATCCCCGGAGTGGAGATGACTGACCGGCTCCTCGACTACGTGAACTACATTGCCCGCGAGGTGGCCAAGAAGTACCCGGACAAGCGGATCCTGACCCTGGCCTACACCGACGCCACCTCCCCGCCGCCAACGCGGGTCATGCCCGAACCGAACGTCATGGTGCAGTACTGCCCATACCCTCACCGCACCGACTGCAGCAGCCACGACCTGACCTGCGAGAAGAACAAGCAGGGCCAAGCCGATGTCATGGCCTGGTTCGCCAAGTGCCCCAGGAACATCTACATCTTCGACTACCCGACCGGCTACCAGAACTGGTATGAGCCGTTCGGCAGCTTCTGGGCGATGAAGCGCAAGCTGGATCTGTACGCCAGGAATGGCGTACAGGGGATCTTCTACTGCGGCACGCCGCAGAACTTCCGCAACCTGTTCATCTACGTGCAGAGCGAGCTGCTGTGGCACCCGAACACGCCCGTCGAGCCGCTGATCGCGGACTTCATGCAGGCCTACTACGGAGCGGCGGCGCCGTCCGTGCGCCAGTACTTCGACTTCCTGTCGAAGGAAGTGGACGAGCGGCCCATCCATCAACAGTGCGAGGCAGCCAGCCCGCACACGGTGACCGCCGAGTATGCCGACAAGGCTCTGGCGATGCTGACACAGGCCGAGGACGTCGTGCGCAATGACCGCGCCTGCCTCTACCGCGTCCAGGCCGAGAAGCTCTGCGTTCTGTTCGGCGACCTCAACGCCCGGAATCCGGTCAACGGCAAGCTGGCGATCGGCGAGGCGGCGTTCGCACAGCGGCTGGCGGAGTTCGCCGCCATCGGGCGTAGCCAGCGCCTCTCGCAGTTCATCCGGCGCGTAACCGGCGAGGAGTGGCTGTACAAGATCGCGCGCCTCCGCGTGACGCGCTCCCCCTGGTACGCCGACCCGGTCATGGAGCGCCTCATCAGGGACCCGGCGGGGACGCTCGCCAGGGAGCAGCAGAAGTACGCCCAGACGGCCATCCAGGGCGGCTGGCGGCTGGAGTTGGAGGGCTTCCGGGGTCCGGTGGGCCCGCAGGACTACGCGCAGGAGTGCCCTTCGCGCCGTGCCATCTGGATCTATGGCGTCGGTAGCGCCAACCCGGCCATGTGGACGGTGCTGCACCTGGACGCCGCGCCCCAGAAGCCGGCGCGGCTGGTGCTGACCGCCCAGGATGACGACAAGCCGGGGACCGTGGCGATCCGCGTGACGGTGAACGGGCAGACGGTGTTCGAGGGGCCCAACACGTGCGCGGAGCACAACTGGTCGGCGCAGGAGATCGCGGTTCCGGCAGGGGTGCTGAAAGCGGGGGACAACGAGATCCGCATCGTCACGACCCAGCCCTCGAAGGCCTTCGACCAGGGGTGGTTCATGCTGGCGGAGTGTGCGGTGCTGGTGGAGTGAGGACAACGGCGTCCTCACCCCTGCCCCTCTCCCTCGCGCTCGATAGGGCCGAGCGCTCCGGAGAGGGGAGGTGCTCGCCCACTTTGTGGCTTCGAAGCCACAGAGCGACATCCTCCCTCCCCTCTCCGGAGCGAAGCGAGGGAGAGGGGAGGGGTGAGGAGCAAGCGGGTGCCGTCAGGCCGTCGGGCGCAGCCCGACACGCCGTTGCGCTGCGGCGACGCTGTAGCCTACCCCAGATCCCCCGCCTCATACAGCAGGAGCGCGCAGACGACGACTGCGGCGGTTTCGGTGCGGAGGATGCGCGGCCCGAGGGAGATCGGCAGCAGCCCGGCTTCGCGTCCGGCGGCAGCCTCGGCCGGCGCCAGACCCCCTTCCGGGCCTATGAAGACAGCCAGCTCATCCGGGTGGCCCAGATCCGCCAGGGCGTCGCGCAGCCCGTGCCCCGACTCTCCGGCCAGCGCCTCATCCGGCATCAGCCCCGGCCGGCCCGATTGTCGCCAGTCGGCCAGCGCTTGTTCCCACGTCATGACCGGGGCGACTTCGAGCGGCCGCAGGCCGTGGCTCTGCTCAGCGGCCTCGGCGGCGATCTTCTGCCACCGCCAGCGCTTGGCCTCGGCCTCCCGACCCTCCAGGCGCACCGTCGCCCGGGCCGTCTGCACCGGGACGAGC
Encoded proteins:
- a CDS encoding DUF4838 domain-containing protein, with amino-acid sequence MRQWLGCVGGLLMVLAAYAAEAPVTVTRGDWSATMGPGGLALSYAGEVVSKGSYVNVFTPGYKGTVIGTAGAWKPGTARASADGKTVTLTADLPGGRLVYEAALEDAGVRITLRVTPAAGAEVGPVEYSVAQVPAEFLTGAVIEMANVAGSVTASLALPTEPANGGLAPGGPVMAFKTPKHNLIFEAPDFGTVYPFDGRHDKYGSRQGIWAFAGPAMRAGEETVSVYTVRMEPPTPPRVPGKITIGKSTPASGILLAPGATKRETLAADELANYLETMAGKRLERTEASGKTAPAGAIVIGPQALATGLIKQSELDKVAPDGYVVKVKGGRVGICGARDVGTIYGAYALLRKLGCKFYAPSCEVVPHVTALTIPDCSLSDKPFYEFRNLAANVKLGNTPKDDMMSPAELGEEGNIVHSSAYLLPYDKYHQEHPEYFALQKDGRRLSREFHGPDLNVHLCLSNPEVRRISAERMLALMDKQSDRRFFGVSQGDGFAWCQCDQCKALDAIPGVEMTDRLLDYVNYIAREVAKKYPDKRILTLAYTDATSPPPTRVMPEPNVMVQYCPYPHRTDCSSHDLTCEKNKQGQADVMAWFAKCPRNIYIFDYPTGYQNWYEPFGSFWAMKRKLDLYARNGVQGIFYCGTPQNFRNLFIYVQSELLWHPNTPVEPLIADFMQAYYGAAAPSVRQYFDFLSKEVDERPIHQQCEAASPHTVTAEYADKALAMLTQAEDVVRNDRACLYRVQAEKLCVLFGDLNARNPVNGKLAIGEAAFAQRLAEFAAIGRSQRLSQFIRRVTGEEWLYKIARLRVTRSPWYADPVMERLIRDPAGTLAREQQKYAQTAIQGGWRLELEGFRGPVGPQDYAQECPSRRAIWIYGVGSANPAMWTVLHLDAAPQKPARLVLTAQDDDKPGTVAIRVTVNGQTVFEGPNTCAEHNWSAQEIAVPAGVLKAGDNEIRIVTTQPSKAFDQGWFMLAECAVLVE
- a CDS encoding 16S rRNA (uracil(1498)-N(3))-methyltransferase, encoding MPQRLYLPPGHITPPHVVLPDDVAHYLRHVLRLRAGDCFIVFDGTGAEYRVSLRAGGEGIAGEIVERLPDRPPQRLHLTLYQGLPKGKKLPLIIQKITELGAARLVPVQTARATVRLEGREAEAKRWRWQKIAAEAAEQSHGLRPLEVAPVMTWEQALADWRQSGRPGLMPDEALAGESGHGLRDALADLGHPDELAVFIGPEGGLAPAEAAAGREAGLLPISLGPRILRTETAAVVVCALLLYEAGDLG